One genomic window of Prochlorococcus marinus str. NATL2A includes the following:
- the ftsH gene encoding ATP-dependent zinc metalloprotease FtsH translates to MNKRWRNIGLYVLIVVVVIFVGSAFFDKPSPTKSSRTLRYSDFIEAVQEKQISRVLISPDKGTAQIVESDGNRALVNLAPDQQLLQLLTDNDVDIAVQPTTQANPLQQAATSLIFPILLLGGLFFLFRRAGSGGGGNPAMNFGKSKARLQMEPETKVTFGDVAGIEGAKLELTEVVDFLKNPDRFTAVGAKIPKGVLLVGPPGTGKTLLAKAVAGEASVPFFSISGSEFVEMFVGVGASRVRDLFEQAKKNAPCIVFIDEIDAVGRQRGAGLGGGNDEREQTLNQLLTEMDGFEGNSGIIIVAATNRPDVLDSALMRPGRFDRQVTVDRPDYSGRLQILNVHAKSKTLSKAVDLDQVARRTPGFTGADLANLLNEAAILAARRELTEVSNDEVSDAIERIMVGPEKKDSVISEKRKKLVAYHEAGHAVVGAVMPDYDPVQKISIIPRGGAGGLTFFTPSEERMESGLYSRSYLQNQMAVALGGRVAEEIIYGEDEVTTGASNDLKQVASVARQMITKFGMSDKLGPVALGRSQGGMFLGRDISAERDFSEDTAATIDSEVSVLVEIAYERAKKALNDNRQVLEELTAMLMETETVDSLEFQDLLIRHEVKVAEYA, encoded by the coding sequence TTGAACAAACGCTGGAGAAACATTGGTCTTTATGTCCTAATTGTTGTAGTTGTGATTTTTGTTGGAAGTGCTTTTTTCGATAAGCCAAGCCCGACAAAGTCATCTAGAACACTCAGATACAGTGACTTCATAGAAGCTGTTCAAGAGAAGCAAATAAGCAGGGTTCTTATTTCTCCAGATAAAGGAACTGCTCAAATTGTTGAAAGTGATGGGAACAGGGCTTTAGTCAATTTGGCTCCTGATCAACAATTACTCCAATTACTTACTGATAATGACGTCGATATTGCCGTACAACCAACTACTCAAGCGAATCCTTTACAGCAAGCTGCTACTAGCTTAATTTTTCCAATTCTTTTATTAGGAGGTCTATTTTTTCTATTTAGAAGAGCAGGTTCTGGTGGTGGTGGAAACCCAGCAATGAATTTTGGGAAGAGTAAAGCAAGACTTCAAATGGAGCCTGAAACAAAAGTTACTTTTGGAGATGTTGCTGGAATTGAAGGTGCAAAGCTTGAACTTACTGAAGTAGTTGATTTCTTAAAAAATCCTGATCGCTTCACAGCTGTAGGAGCAAAAATTCCTAAAGGTGTTTTATTGGTTGGACCTCCAGGGACAGGTAAAACTTTGCTTGCAAAGGCAGTTGCAGGTGAAGCTTCAGTTCCATTCTTTTCCATATCTGGATCTGAGTTTGTAGAGATGTTTGTTGGCGTTGGTGCGAGCAGAGTCAGAGACCTTTTTGAACAAGCTAAAAAGAATGCTCCTTGTATAGTTTTTATTGATGAAATAGATGCTGTTGGTCGTCAGCGTGGCGCAGGACTTGGAGGAGGTAATGATGAAAGAGAGCAAACGCTAAATCAACTGCTAACTGAAATGGATGGATTTGAGGGAAACTCAGGAATAATTATTGTTGCAGCTACAAATAGACCTGATGTGCTCGACTCAGCACTCATGAGACCAGGAAGATTTGACAGGCAAGTAACTGTTGACAGACCTGATTACTCAGGGAGATTGCAAATACTGAATGTTCATGCAAAAAGTAAAACACTTTCAAAGGCAGTTGACCTTGATCAAGTAGCGAGAAGGACCCCTGGATTTACTGGGGCAGATTTAGCAAATCTATTAAATGAAGCTGCCATATTGGCTGCCAGAAGAGAATTAACAGAAGTCAGTAACGATGAGGTCAGTGATGCAATCGAGAGAATAATGGTAGGTCCTGAGAAGAAAGACTCAGTGATTAGTGAAAAACGTAAAAAATTAGTTGCTTATCATGAAGCTGGCCATGCAGTAGTTGGTGCTGTGATGCCTGATTATGACCCTGTGCAAAAGATCTCAATCATTCCAAGAGGTGGAGCTGGAGGATTAACTTTTTTCACGCCAAGTGAAGAAAGAATGGAATCTGGACTTTATTCAAGGTCTTACCTACAAAATCAAATGGCTGTTGCTCTTGGAGGAAGAGTTGCAGAGGAAATCATTTATGGAGAAGACGAAGTAACCACAGGAGCATCAAATGATCTAAAGCAAGTAGCTTCAGTTGCACGGCAAATGATTACCAAATTTGGTATGAGTGACAAGTTGGGACCAGTAGCTTTAGGACGTTCGCAGGGTGGGATGTTCCTTGGTAGAGACATCTCTGCAGAAAGAGATTTTTCTGAAGATACAGCAGCAACAATTGATTCAGAAGTTTCAGTTCTTGTTGAGATTGCATACGAAAGAGCTAAAAAGGCTTTAAACGACAATCGTCAAGTACTTGAGGAGTTAACAGCAATGCTTATGGAAACTGAGACAGTTGATTCTCTAGAGTTCCAGGATTTGTTAATTCGCCATGAAGTTAAAGTTGCTGAATATGCTTAG
- the sat gene encoding sulfate adenylyltransferase has product MTSKQSSNKNLAGLIKPYGGELINLMASDQEAKELKKNSFKTLNCSDRNACDIELLLIGAFSPLNGFMNEKNYNSVVKQNRLESGLLFGLPIVMDTDREDINPGDSVLLNYKDQELAILEIQEKWTPDKVIEAKFCYGTTSLEHPAVRMISMERKKYYLGGSIKGLELPKRVFTCQTPAQVRENLPSGEDVVAFQCRNPIHRAHYELFTRALEANNVSKNGVVLVHPTCGPTQEDDIPGSVRFQTYEKLASEVNNPKIRWSYLPYSMHMAGPREALQHMIIRRNYGCTHFIIGRDMAGCKSSLDGEDFYGPYDAQNFANECCQELEMQTVPSLNLVFTEEEGYVTADYAKEKGLHIKKLSGTQFRKMLRSGEEIPEWFAFKSVVDVLRAA; this is encoded by the coding sequence ATGACTAGCAAGCAAAGTTCTAATAAAAATCTCGCAGGTTTAATCAAACCTTATGGTGGAGAACTTATAAACCTAATGGCTTCTGATCAAGAAGCAAAAGAGTTAAAAAAAAATTCTTTTAAAACTTTAAATTGTTCTGATAGAAATGCTTGTGATATTGAACTTCTTTTGATAGGTGCTTTTTCTCCTTTAAATGGGTTCATGAATGAGAAAAATTACAACTCAGTCGTTAAACAAAATCGACTTGAATCAGGTTTGCTTTTTGGTTTGCCGATTGTGATGGATACAGATAGAGAAGATATAAATCCAGGAGATTCAGTTCTACTCAATTACAAAGATCAAGAACTAGCAATTTTAGAAATACAAGAAAAATGGACTCCTGACAAAGTTATTGAAGCCAAATTTTGCTATGGAACAACTTCTTTGGAGCATCCTGCAGTAAGAATGATATCTATGGAGAGGAAAAAATATTATTTAGGAGGCTCAATAAAAGGTTTAGAATTACCTAAAAGAGTTTTTACTTGCCAAACTCCTGCTCAAGTAAGAGAGAACCTTCCTTCTGGAGAAGATGTAGTCGCATTCCAGTGCAGAAATCCAATTCATAGAGCCCATTATGAGCTTTTTACAAGAGCCTTAGAAGCCAATAATGTCAGTAAAAATGGAGTTGTTCTTGTTCACCCAACTTGTGGACCAACTCAAGAAGATGACATCCCTGGATCAGTAAGATTTCAAACCTATGAAAAACTTGCCTCTGAAGTCAATAATCCAAAAATTAGGTGGTCATACCTTCCTTATTCGATGCATATGGCTGGGCCAAGAGAGGCTTTGCAGCACATGATTATCAGAAGGAATTATGGATGTACTCATTTTATTATCGGAAGAGATATGGCCGGCTGTAAGTCCTCTCTAGATGGTGAAGATTTTTATGGTCCATATGATGCTCAAAATTTTGCAAACGAGTGCTGCCAAGAATTAGAAATGCAAACAGTTCCATCTCTAAATCTTGTATTTACAGAGGAGGAAGGCTATGTAACCGCCGATTATGCTAAAGAAAAAGGATTACACATAAAAAAATTGAGTGGCACTCAATTCAGAAAAATGCTCAGAAGTGGAGAAGAAATTCCTGAATGGTTTGCATTTAAAAGCGTCGTTGATGTACTAAGAGCCGCATAG
- a CDS encoding photosystem II manganese-stabilizing polypeptide — protein sequence MRFRPLLALMLAFCLTFTTLPSSASAALKGREQGNARFGNVVNTGQADACTVLPAGSSGSINADGQFKSLCLQPTEVSVKLPGNKRNKSDFAIAKIISPRFNTSLDEVYGDLSGGKFTEKGGIDFSLITVLAPNGEEFPFAFSVKEMVAESKKGKSIEPGAEFSGPTTTPSYRSADFLDPKSRAKSTGVEYAQALIARGGDDEDLARENVKDDLGGKGEITLTVDSVDADTNEFGGQFVAIQPSDNDLGSKDPVDIKIKGIFYGRKA from the coding sequence ATGCGATTTCGTCCTCTGCTGGCTTTGATGCTGGCTTTTTGTCTCACCTTTACAACTCTCCCATCAAGCGCATCTGCAGCTTTAAAAGGGCGCGAGCAAGGTAATGCTCGTTTTGGCAATGTTGTTAATACTGGCCAAGCTGATGCTTGCACTGTTTTACCAGCGGGTTCATCGGGTTCTATTAATGCTGATGGTCAATTTAAAAGCTTATGCCTTCAGCCAACAGAAGTTTCAGTAAAACTTCCAGGTAACAAGCGAAATAAATCTGATTTTGCAATTGCAAAAATCATCAGTCCTCGCTTCAATACAAGTCTTGATGAAGTTTATGGAGATCTTTCCGGAGGGAAATTCACTGAAAAAGGTGGTATTGACTTCTCTCTAATTACAGTTCTAGCTCCAAATGGAGAGGAATTTCCTTTTGCATTCTCTGTTAAAGAGATGGTTGCTGAATCCAAAAAAGGAAAATCAATTGAGCCAGGAGCTGAATTTTCAGGTCCAACAACAACTCCAAGCTATAGATCTGCAGACTTTCTTGATCCAAAGAGTCGCGCTAAATCAACCGGTGTTGAATATGCTCAAGCTCTCATTGCTCGTGGTGGTGATGATGAGGATCTTGCCAGAGAAAATGTTAAAGATGATCTTGGCGGTAAAGGTGAAATAACACTTACTGTCGATAGTGTTGATGCAGACACTAATGAATTTGGTGGCCAATTTGTTGCTATCCAACCTTCAGACAATGACCTTGGATCAAAAGATCCTGTTGATATCAAAATCAAAGGTATCTTCTATGGTCGCAAAGCCTAA